The following coding sequences are from one Cervus canadensis isolate Bull #8, Minnesota chromosome 4, ASM1932006v1, whole genome shotgun sequence window:
- the ARRDC3 gene encoding arrestin domain-containing protein 3 isoform X3, producing MVVPKAAIYQTQAFYAKGKMKEVKQLVANLRGESLSSGKTETWNGKLLKIPPVSPSILDCSIIRVEYSLMVYVDIPGAMDLFLNLPLVIGTIPLHPFGSRTSSVSSQCSMNMNWLGLSLPERPEAPPSYAEVVTEEQRRNNLAPASACDDFERALQGPLFAYIQEFRFLPPPLYSEIDPNPDQSADDRPSCPSR from the exons ATGGTGGTGCCAAAGGCAGCCATTTACCAAACACAGGCCTTCTATGCcaaagggaaaatgaaggaagTCAAACAGCTTGTGGCTAACTTGCGTGGAGAATCCTTATCGTCTGGAAAGACAGAGACGTGGAATGGCAAGTTGCTGAAAATTCCACCagtctctccctccatcctcGACTGTAGTATAATCCGTGTGGAATATTCACTAATG gTATATGTGGATATTCCTGGAGCTAtggatttatttcttaatttgccACTTGTCATTGGTACCATTCCTCTACATCCATTTGGAAGCAGAACCTCAAGTGTAAGCAGTCAGTGTAGCATGAATATGAACTGGCTTGGTTTATCCCTACCTGAAAGACCTGAAG CACCACCCAGCTATGCAGAAGTGGTAACAGAGGAACAAAGACGGAACAATCTTGCACCAGCAAGTGCTTGTGATGACTTTGAGAGAGCACTTCAAGGACCACTGTTTGCATATATTCAAGAGTTTCGTTTCTTGCCGCCACCCCTTTATTCAGAA atTGATCCAAATCCTGATCAGTCAGCCGATGATAGACCATCTTGCCCCTCTCGCTGA